The Deltaproteobacteria bacterium genome contains the following window.
TTGATTTGACCGAGGCGGAGATCATCGTCTCCGGCGGCCGGGCGATGGGGAATGCCGAAAATTTCAAAATTTTAAGCGAAATGGCCAATGTGATCGGCGCCACAGTGGGGGCCTCCCGGGCGGCGGTCGATTCGGGCTATGCCCCGCACGACATGCAGGTGGGACAGACCGGAAAAGTGGTCAACCCAAAACTCTACATCGCCTGCGGCATTTCAGGCGCGATCCAGCATCTGGCCGGGATGCGCACCTCCAAGGTCATCGTGGCGATCAACAAGGACCCCGAGGCCCCGATCTTCCAAAAGGCCGATTACGGCGTCGTGGGGGATCTATTTGCCATTGTGCCTCTTCTGACGCAGGAGTTTAAGAAGGTTCTGGCGGAATAGTGAGGGTTATGGGATGCTTGGTTCCTGCCTGCCGACACCCCGGATCGAGGCCCGGTTATTGAATCATCTCCCGCAAAAAAGTTGATTGACTATTCCCGTTGATTAATCAATAATTCTAAATGGTTATGTGCTTTATCCCCAAGGGGTGGAAGAGAGGGCTTCCATGAATAAATCGGGGCTTATCGATGTCGTTGCGGAAAAGGTCAAATTGCCGCGAAAAAGGGCGGAGGATGTCGTTAATCTCGTTTTCGATTCGATGACCGGGGCGCTGGCGAAAGGGGGGCGGATTGAGATCCGCGGGTTTGGAAGTTTTGTCTGCAGGCAGTATGAATCCTACAAGGGGCGCAATCCCCGCACCGGCCAGTCGATCGAGGTAAAACCCAAAAAGCTCCCCTTCTTCAAGGTCGGCAAGGAACTTAAAGAACGGGTGGATGGCAAAGAGGCGTCGGCCTCCGGCGCGGTTTCTTCCAACATCCCCACCTGATATTTTAAATTAACTTGCCCTTGTTTCTCTCCTTTTATATCTACCCGATGTGACACCGGATGAGTTGGTTTACTGGCTAACCTTAAACCGCGTTGACGGAGTCGGCCCCGCCACTTTTTTAAGGCTTCTTGATTTTTTTGGATCCCCGCGCGAGGTCCTCAAGGCAAAACAGGA
Protein-coding sequences here:
- a CDS encoding integration host factor subunit beta — its product is MNKSGLIDVVAEKVKLPRKRAEDVVNLVFDSMTGALAKGGRIEIRGFGSFVCRQYESYKGRNPRTGQSIEVKPKKLPFFKVGKELKERVDGKEASASGAVSSNIPT